The following coding sequences lie in one Cloeon dipterum chromosome 1, ieCloDipt1.1, whole genome shotgun sequence genomic window:
- the LOC135942053 gene encoding uncharacterized protein LOC135942053, producing MAEHSNSLKISCNWRITNEKKIKNAVTLIDSSKIVDIDEIVTLDSCIALSRQDEADQLEVSVELTDPKISIKSVWIVSEAKVLELFGRLGEYESTTNAVNTDDCDDEDEMQVYRAKLAPKTSTRKCSIRFAGAARRNEMWILGMGIVVEPCSVLNESVSMAERVENILLDSKVPLTKNAESFKEIVMSQPSFQSNVYCPGGEATLNADKMYLMQVEEKITQYIDAKFAHLEEKIDKKFDEILKILQK from the exons ATGGCAGAGCATTCGAATtcgctcaaaatttcctgcaacTGGAGGATCACTAATGAGAAGAAGATTAAAAACGCTGTCACTCTCATAGATTCGTCAAAGAT TGTTGACATAGATGAAATCGTGACTCTCGACTCGTGCATTGCCTTGTCTCGGCAGGACGAAGCCGATCAGCTTGAAGTGTCTGTCGAGCTCACTGATCCGAAAATTAGCATCAAAAGCGTTTGGATAGTCTCAGAG GCGAAGGTGCTGGAGCTGTTCGGCCGGCTCGGCGAGTACGAAAGCACCACAAATGCAGTCAACACTGACGATTGCGACGACGAAGACGAAATGCAGGTTTACAGAGCGAAACTAGCGCCGAAAACGTCAACAAGAAAATGCTCCATTAGA TTTGCAGGGGCAGCAAGGCGCAATGAGATGTGGATTTTAGGAATGGGAATCGTCGTCGAGCCTTGTTCGGTGCTCAACGAAAGCGTCTCCATGGCTGAGagagtggaaaatattttacttgacTCCAAAGTGCCTCTGACGAAAAACGCCGAGAGTTTCAAAGAAATTGTCATGAGCCAACCGAGCTTccag agtaACGTCTACTGTCCTGGAGGTGAAGCAACTCTGAACGCTGACAAAATGTACTTGATGCAAGTCGAGGAGAAAATTACTCAATATATTGACGCGAAATTCGCGCACCTTGAGGAAAAGATTGATAAGAAATTTGatgagattttgaaaattttgcagaaataa
- the LOC135934191 gene encoding uncharacterized protein LOC135934191: MAAMLCGIIWQSERHWLPKDFDEVRCIIETLPESIQRIGKLRLVAYRSSCSKEFFFCTTDTPRSLRKSFLFEELNNQTLAPNATCALFDFKVKNKKAVDVSLRATDCKEKAYTVCELEE, from the exons ATGGCGGCAATGCTTTGCGGAATAATTTGGCAATCGGAGCGACACTGGCTTCCGAAAGACTTTGACGAGGTGCGATGCATCATCGAAACCTTGC CCGAAAGTATTCAACGGATAGGAAAATTGCGATTGGTGGCGTACAGAAGCAGCTGCAGCAAGGAATTCTTCTTCTGCACCACCGACACGCCGCGCTCGTTACGAAAATCGTTCTTGTTCGAGGAGCTGAATAACCAAACATTGGCACCGAACGCAACGTGCGCCCTTTTTGacttcaaagtaaaaaataagaaggCTGTCGACGTCAGTCTCAGAGCCACGGATTGCAAGGAAAAGGCTTATACTGTGTGCGAGTTGGAagagtga
- the lsn gene encoding vacuolar-sorting protein SNF8 isoform X2 produces MRRRTGVGAIHKQKLEQEKYKDKGSEMQESHLEQMSRQMEVFRANLEEFAGKHKHEIKKNAQFRRQFQSMCAAIGVDPLASGKGFWSVLGIGDFYFELSVQIIEICLATNYKNGGLISMRELLERLARSRTQEVSAEDVLNAGKKLRKLGNGFSIVAIGPGQHLVQSVPGELNMDHTTVLQKASDTGRTSVDDLCRSLSWDRDRAERALEHMLKEGLAWIDTQEEGRSFWFPSLFPGCAQAA; encoded by the coding sequence ATGCGTCGTCGCACGGGGGTCGGGGCGATCCACAAGCAGAAGCTGGAGCAGGAAAAGTACAAGGACAAGGGCAGCGAGATGCAGGAGTCGCACCTGGAGCAGATGTCGCGGCAGATGGAGGTGTTCAGGGCGAATTTGGAGGAGTTTGCCGGCAAGCACAAGCACGAGATCAAGAAGAACGCGCAGTTCCGGCGGCAGTTCCAGAGCATGTGCGCCGCCATCGGGGTGGACCCGCTGGCGTCCGGCAAGGGCTTCTGGTCGGTGCTCGGCATCGGCGACTTCTACTTCGAGCTCAGCGTGCAGATCATCGAGATCTGCCTGGCGACCAACTACAAGAATGGCGGGCTGATCAGCATGCGGGAGCTGCTGGAGCGGCTCGCACGCAGCCGCACGCAGGAAGTGTCCGCCGAGGACGTGCTGAACGCCGGCAAGAAGCTGCGCAAACTGGGCAACGGCTTCTCGATCGTGGCCATCGGCCCCGGACAGCACCTCGTGCAGTCCGTGCCCGGCGAGCTCAACATGGACCACACCACCGTGCTGCAGAAGGCCTCGGACACCGGCCGCACCAGCGTCGACGACCTCTGCCGCAGCCTCAGCTGGGACAGGGATCGCGCCGAACGGGCCCTCGAGCACATGCTCAAGGAGGGGCTCGCCTGGATCGACACGCAGGAGGAGGGCCGGTCCTTCTGGTTCCCCAGCCTCTTCCCTGGATGTGCCCAGGCCGCTTAA
- the lsn gene encoding probable inactive tRNA-specific adenosine deaminase-like protein 3 isoform X1: MEERWAPILADCYLSDEVPVTKSFVCDILDAKSTGKVIQILNSKYPEPRLSHLKRVNSDKKKNLLQVLLTEEKETLEKILQCFSEKEIRVSEPFVVTVPAEGAKTKRQNQFATCLWPVAVFTADKYLESVIEGSNFSEKDKSEINNLMVVALKAAERSKKLGGKGVGAVVAFKGKVLGVGCDLRTRHPLKHACAAVLDMVSWVKQGRQGDPPPWAAPDLAECDFATLRAPESYLCTNYDVVVTREPCTFCAMALLHNRVKRVFYGCAATQGALGSRVKLHTLPGINHRYEVFGRVMREECAQMVADCDVKHDCFS, from the coding sequence ATGGAGGAGAGGTGGGCGCCGATCCTGGCGGACTGCTACCTTTCGGACGAAGTGCCAGTGACGAAATCGTTCGTGTGCGACATCCTGGACGCCAAATCGACCGGCAAGGTGATCCAAATCCTCAACTCCAAGTACCCTGAGCCGCGGCTGAGCCACCTGAAGCGGGTGAACAGCGACAAGAAGAAGAACCTGCTGCAGGTTCTCCTGACGGAGGAGAAAGAAaccttggaaaaaatattgcagtgTTTTTCCGAAAAGGAAATTCGGGTTTCCGAGCCGTTCGTTGTGACCGTTCCTGCGGAGGGGGCGAAGACCAAAAGACAGAATCAGTTCGCGACCTGTTTATGGCCGGTGGCCGTTTTTACGGCGGACAAGTACCTGGAGAGTGTGATCGAAGGGTCGAATTTCTCCGAAAAGGACAAGtcggaaataaataatctaatGGTTGTTGCCCTGAAAGCGGCGGAACGGAGCAAGAAATTGGGCGGGAAGGGCGTAGGGGCGGTTGTGGCCTTCAAGGGGAAGGTGCTAGGGGTGGGTTGCGACCTGAGGACGCGACACCCCCTGAAACACGCGTGTGCGGCCGTGCTGGACATGGTTTCGTGGGTGAAGCAGGGCCGGCAGGGCGACCCTCCGCCCTGGGCCGCCCCCGACCTGGCCGAGTGCGACTTTGCAACCCTGAGGGCACCTGAGTCGTACCTTTGCACCAACTACGACGTGGTTGTCACCAGGGAGCCGTGCACCTTCTGCGCCATGGCCCTGCTGCACAACAGGGTCAAAAGGGTTTTCTACGGCTGCGCGGCCACTCAGGGTGCCCTCGGCAGCAGGGTGAAACTGCACACCCTGCCAGGTATCAATCACCGATACGAGGTCTTCGGAAGGGTCATGCGAGAGGAGTGCGCTCAAATGGTTGCTGATTGCGATGTCAAACATGATTGTTTTTCTTGA